A genomic segment from Hippoglossus stenolepis isolate QCI-W04-F060 chromosome 3, HSTE1.2, whole genome shotgun sequence encodes:
- the ube2c gene encoding ubiquitin-conjugating enzyme E2 C, translating into MTLMMSGDKGISAFPESDNLFKWVGTINGAQGTVYEGLRYRLSLDFPAGYPYQAPRVKFVTPCFHPNVDENGFICLDILKEKWSALYDVRSILLSIQSLLGEPNNESPLNPTAAELWDDQEAFKAHLHSTFQK; encoded by the exons aTGACTCTGATG ATGTCCGGTGATAAGGGGATCTCAGCGTTTCCAGAATCAGATAATCTTTTTAAATGGGTCGGAACCATCAACGGAGCTCAGGGGACG GTGTACGAGGGCCTCAGGTACCGCCTGTCTCTGGATTTTCCCGCCGGTTATCCGTACCAGGCTCCTCGTGTGAAGTTTGTGACGCCGTGTTTTCATCCCAACGTGGACGAGAACGGATTCATCTGTCTTGACATCCTGAAGGAAAAGTGGTCGGCGCTGTACGACGTGCGCTCCATTCTCCTGTCCATCCAGAGCCTGCTGGGAG aACCAAACAACGAGTCTCCTTTAAACCCGACGGCAGCCGAACTGTGGGACGATCAAGAAG cCTTTAAAGCTCATCTACATTCGACCTTCCAGAAGTGA
- the zgc:109913 gene encoding regulator of G-protein signaling 9-binding protein, protein MSRWRHSVDELAARRRQQGECERAQEALSRVTSCFQQLAASLGSSADCSFLRDEMDETRALAHRICCGLSRRLMRLLSGSDSPPSEDRQVSERLWVLLLSALENFLSDLCKASDLIRQFPLTQRYDRRLLVNTGCMDGVVGVAARVALVQVPWLTLEEESSPDLTNHIAGLETMLSEMQLRVPVAFWSVEATQPAWVEGRGEVDEPNDTLEDLMEVEVVANNMAACCGLGCVG, encoded by the exons atgagCCGGTGGCGTCATTCAGTGGACGAGCTGGCAGCGCGGCGCCGACAGCAGGGCGAGTGTGAGCGTGCTCAGGAGGCTCTCAGTcgggtcacttcctgtttccaacAGCTGGCAGCGTCGCTTGGCAGCTCAGCTGACTGCAGCTTCCTGAGAGACGAGATGGACGAGACGAGAGCGCTCGCTCACCGGATCTGCTGCG GTCTGTCGCGGCGTCTGATGCGTCTGCTGTCGGGCAGTGACTCCCCCCCCTCGGAGGACAGACAGGTGTCGGAGCGTCTCTGGGTTCTCTTACTATCAGCGCTGGAGAACTTCCTGTCTGACCTCTGTAAAGCGAGTGATCTGATTCGACAGTTCCCTCTGACTCAGCGCTACGACAGACGCTTGTTGGTTAACACAG GGTGCATGGATGGTGTGGTGGGCGTGGCCGCTCGGGTGGCATTAGTCCAGGTGCCATGGCTCACCTTAGAGGAGGAGTCAAGTCCTGATCTCACCAATCACATCGCTGGACTGGAGACGATGCTGAGCGAGATGCAACTGAGG GTGCCCGTTGCATTTTGGTCTGTGGAGGCGACTCAGCCGGCCTGGGTCGAAGGTCGCGGGGAGGTGGACGAGCCAAATGACACCCTGGAGGATCTGATGGAGGTCGAGGTCGTTGCCAACAACATGGCCGCCTGCTGCGGACTGGGCTGTGTTGGGTAG
- the LOC118104412 gene encoding E3 ubiquitin-protein ligase RNF182 isoform X2, whose amino-acid sequence MSQLKEAEPCRELEGKVQTWAQSLVYTLEELECKICYNRYDTRSRKPKLLGCLHRVCAKCLKKMVDMGESSPSVISCPFCRHETHVPDEEVWLMEDDRHILAVLSCQDRARRGGGGGGVVLSPSCLAGGSVEASHRSSDCLVITIMELPESSPSSDSLSTLNVVGVYRPPSIDSLPCHLPPHKCHNWTSRSIPRCLLGALCLVFFSSLPLGIYLLMIGQLWLGVVLVSLVPSTLLLLVIYGFCQCLCHEVMEALATRTHTLP is encoded by the exons ATGAGCCAGCTGAAGGAGGCGGAGCCTTGCCGGGAGCTGGAGGGGAAG GTGCAGACCTGGGCTCAGTCACTGGTTTACACTTTGGAGGAGCTCGAGTGTAAAATCTGTTACAACCGTTACGACACTCGCAGCAGGAAACCGAAGCTTCTGGGATGTTTGCATCGCGTCTGCGCCAAGTGTCTGAAGAAGATGGTCGACATGG GAGAGTCGTCCCCCTCTGTCATCAGCTGTCCATTCTGTCGCCATGAGACGCACGTCCCCGATGAAGAG gtgTGGTTGATGGAGGACGACCGACACATTCTGGCGGTGTTGTCGTGTCAGGACCGAGCTCGGCGTggcggaggaggggggggggtggtgttgAGTCCTTCTTGTCTCGCCG GGGGCAGCGTGGAGGCGTCGCACCGCTCCTCAGACTGTCTGGTCATCACCATCATGGAACTTCCCGAATCGTCTCCTTCGTCGGACTCACTGAGCACGCTCAACGTGGTGGGTGTGTACCGCCCCCCCAGCATCGACTCGCTGCCCTGTCACCTGCCCCCCCACAAGTGTCACAACTGGACATCCCGCAGCATCCCTCGCTGCCTTCTGGGGGCGCTTTGTCTG GTGTTCTTCAGCTCGCTGCCTCTGGGGATTTACCTGCTTATGATTGGTCAGCTGTGGTTGGGCGTCGTCCTCGTCAGTTTGGTCCCGTCGACGCTGCTCCTCCTCGTCATCTACGGCTTCTGTCAGTGTCTCTGCCACGAGGTGATGGAGGCGCTcgccacacgcacacacacgctgccatGA
- the LOC118104412 gene encoding E3 ubiquitin-protein ligase RNF182 isoform X1, whose product MSQLKEAEPCRELEGKVQTWAQSLVYTLEELECKICYNRYDTRSRKPKLLGCLHRVCAKCLKKMVDMGESSPSVISCPFCRHETHVPDEEVWLMEDDRHILAVLSCQDRARRGGGGGGVVLSPSCLAAGGSVEASHRSSDCLVITIMELPESSPSSDSLSTLNVVGVYRPPSIDSLPCHLPPHKCHNWTSRSIPRCLLGALCLVFFSSLPLGIYLLMIGQLWLGVVLVSLVPSTLLLLVIYGFCQCLCHEVMEALATRTHTLP is encoded by the exons ATGAGCCAGCTGAAGGAGGCGGAGCCTTGCCGGGAGCTGGAGGGGAAG GTGCAGACCTGGGCTCAGTCACTGGTTTACACTTTGGAGGAGCTCGAGTGTAAAATCTGTTACAACCGTTACGACACTCGCAGCAGGAAACCGAAGCTTCTGGGATGTTTGCATCGCGTCTGCGCCAAGTGTCTGAAGAAGATGGTCGACATGG GAGAGTCGTCCCCCTCTGTCATCAGCTGTCCATTCTGTCGCCATGAGACGCACGTCCCCGATGAAGAG gtgTGGTTGATGGAGGACGACCGACACATTCTGGCGGTGTTGTCGTGTCAGGACCGAGCTCGGCGTggcggaggaggggggggggtggtgttgAGTCCTTCTTGTCTCGCCG CAGGGGGCAGCGTGGAGGCGTCGCACCGCTCCTCAGACTGTCTGGTCATCACCATCATGGAACTTCCCGAATCGTCTCCTTCGTCGGACTCACTGAGCACGCTCAACGTGGTGGGTGTGTACCGCCCCCCCAGCATCGACTCGCTGCCCTGTCACCTGCCCCCCCACAAGTGTCACAACTGGACATCCCGCAGCATCCCTCGCTGCCTTCTGGGGGCGCTTTGTCTG GTGTTCTTCAGCTCGCTGCCTCTGGGGATTTACCTGCTTATGATTGGTCAGCTGTGGTTGGGCGTCGTCCTCGTCAGTTTGGTCCCGTCGACGCTGCTCCTCCTCGTCATCTACGGCTTCTGTCAGTGTCTCTGCCACGAGGTGATGGAGGCGCTcgccacacgcacacacacgctgccatGA